In Deinococcus sp. Leaf326, a genomic segment contains:
- a CDS encoding cupin domain-containing protein: MHTRQVGFGTQAGPIGLVFEHLANAENSAGSTLVGTARMRRGQQVPLAGESTHPADEYSYVLSGQVEIEIGGQVHLAGPGTFMLIPAGEGHVTRAVEDAEVLWWWVGRPQDFADLKAAYPAEAAQMAAGSLP, translated from the coding sequence ATGCACACACGGCAAGTCGGTTTCGGCACCCAGGCAGGTCCCATCGGGCTCGTGTTCGAGCATCTGGCCAATGCGGAGAACAGCGCGGGCAGCACGCTGGTCGGCACCGCGCGGATGCGGCGCGGGCAGCAGGTCCCCCTGGCGGGCGAGTCCACGCACCCCGCCGACGAATATTCGTATGTCCTGAGCGGGCAGGTCGAGATCGAGATCGGCGGTCAGGTCCATCTCGCCGGCCCCGGTACCTTCATGCTCATCCCAGCCGGCGAGGGTCACGTCACGCGCGCCGTGGAGGACGCCGAGGTGCTGTGGTGGTGGGTCGGGAGACCCCAGGACTTCGCGGACCTGAAAGCCGCCTACCCCGCCGAGGCGGCCCAGATGGCCGCAGGGTCTCTCCCCTGA
- a CDS encoding helix-turn-helix domain-containing protein, producing MSVGAKIRSRRRLLGLTLEEVARAADLSKPFLSQVERDKASPSLTSLTRIAGALQVSTPYFVAPPVPEGAVQRAGEQLYFSVGDARKQFASLTGRVPDRALEVLLTRLAPGMVSEMTTHAGEEFFYVLEGSLHLGIEDREFDLHPGDSVHYQSTTPHLWENRGGRDTVLLWVGTPTLF from the coding sequence ATGAGTGTAGGAGCCAAAATCCGCTCGCGCCGACGGCTGCTGGGCCTGACCCTCGAAGAAGTCGCCCGCGCGGCCGATCTCTCCAAGCCGTTCCTGTCGCAGGTCGAGCGCGACAAGGCTTCGCCGTCGCTGACCTCCCTGACGCGGATCGCCGGGGCGCTTCAGGTCTCGACGCCGTATTTCGTGGCCCCGCCCGTCCCGGAAGGGGCCGTACAGCGGGCCGGAGAACAGCTCTACTTCTCGGTCGGTGACGCGCGTAAGCAGTTCGCCTCCCTGACCGGCCGCGTGCCCGACCGCGCCCTCGAGGTCCTGCTGACCCGCCTCGCGCCCGGCATGGTCTCGGAGATGACCACCCATGCCGGCGAGGAATTCTTCTACGTGCTGGAGGGCAGCCTGCACCTGGGAATCGAGGACCGCGAGTTCGACCTGCATCCCGGCGACAGCGTGCACTACCAGTCCACCACTCCCCATCTCTGGGAAAACCGGGGCGGCCGCGACACCGTGCTGCTCTGGGTCGGTACCCCCACCCTGTTCTGA